Genomic DNA from Myxococcota bacterium:
GCTGCCGCCGGACCTCTACTACGCGCTCTGGATGGGGCCAGCCGAGGTGTTCACCCGTCTGTGGCTCGCGAGCGGCCGGAGCAAGTCGGCACTGACCCACGCGCAGAAGACACTTCCACCGGCGGCCTGGGAGGCCCTGCGCATGGCGAAACGCGCTCGTCGATGAGGAGACGCTCACGATGAATCCGTGGGCCGGCCGACTCATGTCAATCCGGCTTGCGGTGCTTGTCAGTCCCAGTGACTCCCGCGTATCCTGAGTGAGGACGCGGAGGCGCTCGTGCGGAATTGGCTCTGGATCGGGATCGCGCTCGGGCTGGGGGTCGGCGCGGCGCGGGCAGGCGCGACGACCCTGCTGCAGAGCGAGTGGCGCATGGCCTCCATCGAGAGCACCCAGTGCACGGGCAACCTCTGCTTTCGGACCATCGATACCACGGCTGTCGCTCCTTCTCCCGGGGGCGGCGCCTTCGATGCGGAGCTGAGCGTGCCCGAGCCCTCCGCAGGCTCGGTCAGTCAGCACTCGGTGGTCGGAGTGACTCCGCTCTACTCGGGCCCGATCCAGATCTCGCTGCCCATCCAGACGCTCGACTCGATCCAGGGCAGCGGAAGCGTGATGTCGCTGGTGGCCGCCTATGTGCTGCCGGCCACGTTGGAATCGCAGCTCAGCGAGACCTTCACGACCGACCAGGACACGCGAGTCTCGTTCAGCGGCGAGCTCGACCTCACGACCAGCTCGAGTGACCCGGCGGCAGGCAGCGGGCGGGTGAAGCTGTGCTCCGGGAGCACCTGCCTGTTCTCGCTCACGTTCCAAAACCCGCCGCCGACCGCGGCGCATCCTGGACCGAGCTTCGTCCAGCCGTTCTCGTACGAGGGCACGCTCGCGGCGGGGACCTACACGTTCCTGATCGACGCGGCGCTCTCCCCCGCGAACGACGCGGACCCGGCCCATGGGCAGTCGGCGGGCTGGAGTCTCTCGTTCGTGGTCCCGGAGCCCGGCTCCGCGCTACTCGCGCTGATCGGCCTGATGGGTCTCGCAGCCCGGCGTCAGCCCGCCTTCGAGGCCGCGTTC
This window encodes:
- a CDS encoding PEP-CTERM sorting domain-containing protein: MPEPSAGSVSQHSVVGVTPLYSGPIQISLPIQTLDSIQGSGSVMSLVAAYVLPATLESQLSETFTTDQDTRVSFSGELDLTTSSSDPAAGSGRVKLCSGSTCLFSLTFQNPPPTAAHPGPSFVQPFSYEGTLAAGTYTFLIDAALSPANDADPAHGQSAGWSLSFVVPEPGSALLALIGLMGLAARRQPAFEAAFRSTPR